A single region of the Streptomyces sp. NBC_00425 genome encodes:
- a CDS encoding DUF4429 domain-containing protein produces the protein MAEIIQRDGTWVFDGDALRLTPGRDKNVSLLRRTLGELTVPLAALAGISFEQGKKAGRLRLRLRDGADPLLHATGGRLTEPHDPYQLTVESDRYGVAEYLVDEVRRALLLDGVPAGPVDAYLLPGPAVPLSVSAGDGTAGFDGERVRLEWNWKTEESKASAGARSIGVAEIEGVEWRPAVGLENGCLRFRLRHAPTGTPAKYDPNAVELWGFKKDPLMALVAAAVQARLPHPAAAPEDAPPPSASGAPGLPPGAVPSPASGHDHDALLRRLRELGELHREGVLTDDEFALAKQAVLHRM, from the coding sequence ATGGCGGAAATCATCCAGCGCGACGGAACATGGGTCTTCGACGGTGACGCCCTGCGGCTGACCCCGGGCCGGGACAAGAACGTCAGCCTGCTCCGCCGGACACTGGGCGAACTGACCGTTCCCCTGGCCGCGTTGGCCGGCATCTCGTTCGAGCAGGGCAAGAAGGCCGGACGGCTCAGGCTGCGGCTGCGCGACGGCGCGGACCCCCTGCTGCACGCGACCGGCGGCCGGCTGACCGAACCCCACGACCCCTACCAGCTGACCGTCGAGTCCGACCGGTACGGCGTCGCCGAGTACCTCGTGGACGAGGTGCGCCGGGCGCTGCTGCTCGACGGGGTCCCGGCCGGCCCGGTGGACGCCTATCTGCTGCCCGGCCCCGCCGTGCCCCTGTCGGTCTCCGCCGGGGACGGCACCGCGGGCTTCGACGGCGAACGGGTGCGCCTGGAGTGGAACTGGAAGACGGAGGAGTCCAAGGCCTCGGCCGGCGCCCGCAGTATCGGCGTCGCCGAGATCGAGGGCGTGGAGTGGCGGCCCGCGGTCGGTCTCGAGAACGGTTGCCTGCGTTTTCGGCTGCGGCACGCGCCGACGGGGACGCCGGCCAAGTACGACCCCAACGCCGTGGAACTGTGGGGGTTCAAGAAGGATCCCCTGATGGCGCTCGTCGCCGCGGCGGTGCAGGCCCGGCTGCCCCACCCGGCCGCCGCCCCCGAGGACGCGCCGCCGCCGTCCGCGTCCGGCGCGCCGGGCCTGCCGCCGGGGGCCGTGCCCTCCCCCGCATCCGGTCACGACCACGACGCCCTGCTGCGCCGGCTGCGCGAACTCGGCGAACTGCACCGTGAGGGCGTGCTGACGGACGACGAGTTCGCCCTGGCCAAGCAGGCGGTCCTGCACCGCATGTGA